One genomic segment of Arenicella xantha includes these proteins:
- the orn gene encoding oligoribonuclease, which yields MPQHHNAWVWMDLEMTGLDPEKDRIIEMATIITDGDLRTIAEGPVIVIHQPQELLDGMDEWNTRTHNKTGLVNKVKASRVTERQAEIETLDFIQRHTLKNRAPLCGNSICQDRRFLYKYMPELSEWLHYRNIDVSSFKEVARQWAPSILGGFDKRASHQALDDIKESIEELRYYRDNLVLLDSNDDY from the coding sequence GTGCCACAACACCATAATGCTTGGGTCTGGATGGACCTTGAGATGACCGGCCTAGATCCTGAGAAAGATCGTATTATCGAAATGGCGACTATTATCACCGATGGTGATTTGCGAACGATTGCCGAAGGGCCAGTTATTGTCATTCATCAACCACAGGAGTTATTGGATGGCATGGATGAGTGGAATACCCGCACACACAATAAAACCGGGCTAGTTAACAAGGTCAAAGCTTCGCGCGTGACCGAGCGCCAAGCGGAAATCGAGACACTCGACTTTATTCAGCGACACACGCTCAAAAATCGCGCCCCATTATGTGGCAATAGTATTTGCCAAGACCGACGCTTCCTCTACAAATACATGCCAGAATTGAGTGAGTGGCTGCATTACCGAAATATTGACGTGAGTTCTTTTAAGGAAGTCGCGCGGCAATGGGCTCCGAGTATTCTTGGTGGATTTGATAAGCGTGCAAGTCATCAAGCGTTGGATGACATTAAGGAGTCGATCGAGGAATTGCGTTATTACCGCGATAACTTGGTTTTATTGGATTCTAACGACGACTATTAA
- a CDS encoding ABC transporter permease/M1 family aminopeptidase: MFIKMLAFEWRYFTRQPSFIVTCMVFFLLPFLAMVVPQVQIGAGGNVLFNSPYAIAQVLLILSIFSMFMVVNFVGNTAIRNDESKMAEIIYTKPISPLGYNLGRFFGAYLICVTVFAMVPLGTFFGTLMPSVDAERLGSNSLMFYLQPFLLFSLTTLFILAAIFYAVVQRFQSLMLAYVFALGLFILYSLAGQIFDEPHQRFMRAITDPFGLNAFRDLSRYWTPFERNTQLVGLTGVVLQNRLLWLAVGLLALLFGGRFFKPLGLTSNNKSSKLVAVKVDEAPVGASFAYRANQGSHFARFQSLTRFEMRQIFLSPAFILLAVFSSLQLIAGMVMASGPFGTDNWPLTKNLSEMIVGGFSLLTIIVVAYYTAEVVWRERSVGMGDIIDSTSAHNLVFWLSKFVAVCAVLIALHVFAIGIAVVFQLVAGYPHIDFAQYFITVFYFYLLPIFLLVVLAFFIQSLSPGKYIGILIFFAYAMTELVLPQLGVEHNMANFGSGPELIYSDLNGFGPFLQAHSWYMLYWSALAVVLAVVSYGLWRRGPVAPLKQRLGLLRYQIGNKGLSVIAIALLVFIGAGANIYYNTRVLNNFIGAEAFKDLQAEYERQFSPVRDDAVPMIQSVDADIAIYPSDRRIVARADIEVLNKSKSPITKFLVNLPRHSKTASVQIHGGEMLDVDSNFKTAWFEFSQPLQPGERRAGVLTSEIDHQGFKDRGEDFTVVENGTFINNGELFPMLGYQARSQLLDQHDRRKRGLDPVERAYKLEDSSRYTEHFIDPSVDFIDFSATISTSKDQVAMAPGYLEKQWEEGGRQYFRYVMDQPMMNFFSVTSGKLLTLKDEHNGVAIEVYHHPEHAWNLSNMVAATKDSLDYFQAAFGPYQHKQFRIIEFPGYRSFAQSFANTIPFSEEIGFTADLRDESKIDYVYYVTAHEMAHQWWGHQLGAANVQGAAILSETLSQYSALMVMQKKYGETKLRKFLTYELDRYLTGRTTELLEEMPLLRAERQQYIHYRKGSVVMMALRHKLGEQRINDALKRLLTEYKYQSNPYPTTLDLVRQLKVGASDSEISFIDNSFNQITVYDLRAEEVSVDELDGRYQINLTVNAQQFSADGTGVEAEQPFDEQVEVVLFDNDPNDFSAQTEVLYNQSHQLKTGENTIQLVVDALPKYIGVDPFVRFIDRDTGNNILKL; encoded by the coding sequence ATGTTTATTAAAATGCTGGCTTTTGAGTGGCGCTACTTCACTCGACAACCCTCGTTTATCGTCACCTGTATGGTGTTCTTTTTATTACCATTTTTGGCTATGGTGGTGCCACAAGTGCAGATTGGAGCGGGCGGCAATGTCTTGTTTAACAGCCCGTATGCAATAGCCCAAGTGCTGTTGATATTAAGTATTTTCAGTATGTTTATGGTGGTCAATTTCGTCGGTAATACTGCGATTCGAAATGACGAGAGCAAAATGGCGGAGATCATTTATACCAAACCGATCTCTCCGCTGGGCTATAACCTTGGTCGATTCTTCGGCGCCTATTTAATCTGTGTGACGGTCTTCGCGATGGTGCCGCTAGGCACATTTTTCGGTACCTTGATGCCTAGCGTCGATGCTGAACGCTTGGGTAGTAATAGCTTGATGTTCTACCTGCAGCCATTTTTGCTGTTCTCTTTAACCACCTTGTTTATTCTCGCCGCGATTTTTTATGCAGTGGTTCAGCGCTTTCAAAGCTTGATGCTGGCTTATGTGTTTGCTCTCGGGCTGTTTATTTTGTATAGCTTGGCCGGACAAATATTTGATGAGCCGCATCAGCGTTTTATGCGCGCCATTACCGATCCATTTGGGCTGAATGCGTTTCGTGATCTGTCGCGTTACTGGACTCCGTTTGAGCGCAACACTCAGCTCGTTGGTTTAACCGGTGTAGTGCTGCAGAATCGTCTATTGTGGTTAGCGGTCGGGCTACTAGCATTACTATTTGGCGGTCGTTTTTTTAAACCGTTGGGATTAACATCCAACAATAAATCTAGCAAACTGGTTGCCGTAAAAGTCGACGAGGCGCCGGTTGGTGCATCATTCGCATATCGCGCTAATCAAGGGTCTCACTTCGCTCGATTCCAGTCGTTGACACGGTTTGAGATGCGTCAGATTTTTCTGAGTCCCGCATTTATTCTATTGGCAGTTTTTTCTTCACTCCAGTTGATTGCTGGAATGGTAATGGCGAGCGGGCCTTTTGGTACCGATAATTGGCCATTAACCAAAAATTTGTCCGAGATGATAGTCGGCGGGTTCTCGCTATTGACGATTATTGTGGTTGCGTATTACACCGCTGAAGTTGTTTGGCGAGAGCGTTCGGTAGGGATGGGCGATATTATTGATAGCACGTCGGCACATAATTTGGTGTTTTGGTTATCAAAGTTCGTGGCCGTGTGTGCGGTGCTAATAGCGCTACATGTGTTTGCAATCGGCATTGCGGTGGTATTCCAATTAGTCGCCGGTTATCCACACATTGATTTTGCGCAGTACTTTATTACGGTGTTTTATTTTTACTTACTGCCAATTTTCTTGCTAGTGGTATTGGCCTTCTTTATTCAGTCTCTGAGCCCAGGAAAATATATCGGAATACTGATCTTTTTTGCCTATGCGATGACTGAATTAGTGCTTCCGCAGCTGGGAGTTGAGCATAACATGGCGAATTTCGGCAGCGGGCCTGAATTAATCTATTCCGATTTAAATGGGTTTGGGCCGTTTTTGCAGGCGCATAGCTGGTACATGTTGTATTGGAGCGCGCTTGCTGTCGTGCTGGCGGTAGTCAGCTATGGTTTATGGCGTCGCGGACCGGTTGCGCCGTTGAAGCAACGATTGGGTTTATTGCGTTACCAAATTGGTAACAAAGGCTTGAGTGTCATTGCGATTGCGCTGCTGGTGTTTATTGGTGCTGGCGCAAATATCTATTACAACACGCGAGTGCTCAATAATTTTATCGGAGCTGAAGCATTTAAAGACTTGCAAGCTGAGTACGAAAGGCAATTTAGCCCAGTTCGCGACGACGCGGTGCCGATGATTCAAAGTGTCGATGCTGATATTGCAATCTACCCCAGTGATCGTCGGATCGTCGCGCGCGCGGACATCGAGGTGCTTAATAAGAGTAAGTCACCGATCACTAAGTTTTTGGTGAATCTTCCACGTCATAGTAAAACCGCTAGCGTGCAAATACATGGTGGCGAAATGCTCGACGTTGATAGCAATTTCAAGACCGCTTGGTTTGAATTTTCGCAACCGTTGCAACCCGGCGAACGACGAGCTGGCGTGCTGACCTCCGAGATTGATCATCAAGGTTTTAAGGACCGCGGTGAGGACTTTACTGTGGTCGAAAATGGAACCTTTATCAATAATGGTGAATTGTTTCCGATGTTGGGATACCAAGCTAGGTCGCAATTACTTGATCAGCATGACCGACGGAAACGTGGGCTTGACCCAGTCGAGCGGGCGTATAAATTGGAGGATAGCAGTCGGTATACTGAACACTTTATTGATCCGAGCGTCGACTTTATAGACTTTAGTGCCACGATCTCGACATCAAAGGACCAAGTTGCAATGGCTCCTGGTTATCTCGAAAAGCAATGGGAAGAGGGCGGTCGTCAGTATTTTCGATACGTGATGGATCAGCCGATGATGAATTTTTTCAGCGTCACATCAGGTAAGTTATTGACCTTGAAAGATGAGCACAACGGCGTGGCTATCGAGGTTTACCATCATCCTGAACATGCATGGAATCTCAGCAACATGGTGGCGGCAACCAAAGATTCGCTCGATTATTTTCAAGCCGCATTTGGTCCTTACCAACATAAACAGTTTCGCATTATTGAGTTCCCGGGTTACCGAAGCTTTGCTCAGAGTTTTGCTAATACCATCCCATTTTCAGAGGAGATTGGTTTTACTGCGGATTTGCGTGATGAATCAAAGATCGACTATGTGTATTACGTAACCGCACACGAGATGGCGCACCAATGGTGGGGCCATCAGCTCGGTGCCGCTAATGTGCAAGGCGCGGCAATTTTGTCAGAAACGTTGTCGCAGTACAGTGCGCTGATGGTAATGCAAAAGAAGTATGGTGAAACAAAGCTGCGTAAATTCTTGACCTACGAATTGGATCGTTATCTGACCGGGCGTACCACTGAGTTACTCGAGGAAATGCCTTTGCTACGCGCCGAGCGCCAGCAATACATCCATTATCGAAAAGGGTCAGTAGTAATGATGGCGCTGCGTCATAAACTCGGTGAGCAGCGTATCAATGACGCATTAAAACGGCTACTGACTGAGTATAAGTATCAAAGTAACCCTTATCCGACAACGCTCGACCTAGTTCGTCAATTAAAAGTGGGCGCAAGCGACAGCGAGATCAGTTTTATCGATAATAGTTTCAATCAAATCACGGTGTATGATTTACGCGCTGAAGAGGTTTCGGTCGATGAGCTCGATGGACGTTACCAAATTAATCTAACGGTGAATGCTCAACAGTTTAGTGCCGACGGTACCGGTGTCGAAGCCGAGCAGCCATTCGATGAACAGGTCGAGGTTGTGCTGTTCGATAATGACCCGAACGATTTTAGCGCACAGACTGAGGTGCTTTATAACCAGTCGCACCAATTGAAGACTGGTGAAAATACCATTCAATTAGTTGTCGATGCGTTACCAAAATACATTGGTGTAGATCCTTTTGTGCGGTTTATTGACCGAGATACCGGTAACAATATATTGAAGTTGTAG
- a CDS encoding YigZ family protein — protein MKLNQIENVLSDKGSKYSVSGATVRNRADVAAVLKKLRSKKKYAKATHNTWAVVFADGEPVKDDDGESGAGVIMLAMLDRAGVTNQVVIVTRWYGGVHLGADRFRHVRTCVTSYLQQFGGSTSTDF, from the coding sequence ATGAAATTAAACCAAATCGAAAACGTGCTTAGTGATAAGGGCTCAAAGTATTCCGTGAGCGGCGCGACCGTGCGGAATCGAGCTGATGTGGCGGCGGTGTTAAAGAAACTACGCAGCAAGAAAAAATATGCCAAAGCGACCCACAACACTTGGGCGGTGGTGTTTGCCGATGGCGAGCCGGTCAAAGACGACGACGGAGAGAGCGGTGCTGGTGTGATTATGCTGGCAATGTTAGATCGAGCTGGGGTAACTAACCAAGTCGTGATTGTTACCCGATGGTATGGCGGCGTTCATCTAGGCGCGGACCGATTTCGGCATGTGCGAACTTGCGTTACAAGTTATTTGCAACAGTTTGGTGGATCGACTAGCACTGACTTCTAG
- a CDS encoding 4a-hydroxytetrahydrobiopterin dehydratase translates to MNDAINKLLALNCRDYSQEESSLNLSEVEQWRKLTPEWQFCATENELSQTFHFANYADTIHFVNAVAKVAEADNHHPEMEVSFKRCKVTFYTHTVRGVTLNDFICAAKIDAALPQLNAI, encoded by the coding sequence ATGAACGACGCAATCAATAAACTACTCGCACTAAACTGTCGGGACTATTCTCAAGAAGAGTCCTCATTAAATTTATCTGAAGTAGAGCAATGGCGAAAACTGACACCTGAATGGCAGTTCTGCGCTACTGAAAATGAACTCAGTCAGACCTTTCATTTTGCCAATTATGCTGACACCATTCATTTTGTTAACGCGGTAGCTAAGGTCGCTGAAGCGGACAACCACCATCCTGAAATGGAAGTCAGCTTTAAACGCTGTAAAGTCACGTTTTACACACACACGGTGCGCGGCGTAACACTCAATGATTTTATCTGCGCAGCAAAAATTGATGCCGCACTCCCACAACTTAACGCTATTTAA